A genomic stretch from Chroococcidiopsis sp. SAG 2025 includes:
- a CDS encoding DNA starvation/stationary phase protection protein Dps, with protein MSDIPYQPYSLLNLNEISVATKVQVIELLNRTLATTIDLKTQIKQAQYNAIAGDNCEPLQELFAEMATQLEEYIDIFAFWLTAYRGLARATAKVAAERSQLPEYPHDTTESSEHVAAVAQRLALYAQLLLQFSIQTAQWGDVETSALYEEVLQVIEQRLWLLSAPWSAVAQGDETAAANGREEHRQTTSDRVSQFAYSSNARSQSDIN; from the coding sequence ATGAGCGACATTCCCTACCAGCCATATTCATTACTCAACCTAAACGAGATTTCTGTAGCTACTAAGGTGCAAGTTATTGAATTGCTCAACCGCACTTTGGCTACCACAATAGATTTGAAAACTCAAATTAAACAGGCTCAGTACAACGCGATCGCGGGTGACAACTGCGAGCCATTGCAGGAATTATTTGCTGAAATGGCAACCCAACTAGAAGAATACATTGATATCTTCGCCTTTTGGCTCACGGCTTATAGGGGATTAGCGCGCGCTACAGCTAAAGTCGCAGCAGAGCGATCGCAATTACCAGAATATCCTCACGACACAACCGAAAGCTCGGAACACGTCGCGGCTGTGGCACAGCGGCTGGCACTGTATGCTCAGTTGTTACTGCAATTTAGCATTCAAACAGCTCAGTGGGGAGATGTGGAAACATCTGCCTTATACGAAGAAGTGCTTCAGGTAATCGAACAGCGACTGTGGTTGCTCTCAGCACCTTGGTCAGCAGTGGCTCAAGGGGACGAAACAGCGGCAGCCAACGGACGCGAAGAACACCGCCAGACGACAAGCGATCGCGTTTCCCAATTTGCTTATTCATCCAATGCTCGATCCCAATCAGATATTAACTGA
- a CDS encoding IS1-like element transposase — protein MTVWVAIECPHCHSTEVTKYGKSPVGKQRYCCQNVDCPYRTFVLTQTYPGRTREVKQQIVEMTLNGSGVRDIARVLHISLTTVIQELKKTRTPQASESKTPTAAKT, from the coding sequence ATGACTGTTTGGGTAGCGATTGAATGTCCTCATTGCCATAGCACAGAGGTGACTAAATACGGTAAGTCGCCAGTAGGCAAACAACGCTATTGCTGCCAAAACGTCGATTGTCCCTACCGCACTTTTGTTTTAACCCAGACTTATCCAGGAAGGACACGAGAAGTCAAGCAGCAGATTGTGGAGATGACGCTCAACGGTAGCGGGGTAAGAGATATCGCTAGAGTATTACATATCAGTCTCACGACAGTCATTCAGGAATTAAAAAAAACTCGCACTCCTCAAGCCAGTGAATCAAAAACTCCTACAGCAGCTAAAACCTGA